One Campylobacter concisus DNA segment encodes these proteins:
- a CDS encoding c-type heme family protein, with amino-acid sequence MRYKFQLIVGAFIFVYLLVSALVLNFYNDLAMKDAKKEAYYVLEGINSVREYIAGVQRPLIEQLKEQGILKEDFFDERLLSSSYISREIYNIQKKKYNLEFDYKLVAIAPLNKAHEPNEFEAGVLHGFKENKFQEFVKIIKDENGSQLFVGLPIKNQSPSCLACHSSANAPQQMLEKYGIEGIEIPDVNETVAMISFKIPIRAIFTYHLQEVIVIMSAITLIFGLFLLLVYKMHRRGEESKKQTEQLMIHQSRLASMGEMIGNISHQWKQPLAQISSALINLELYQERKKLDEAKIYEFIEETSKQINFMSETVDDFKNFFSPNTLRKEFKVLEVINQTIKILNATLKKYQIEVQLEVRENFELFANFNEIIQILINIINNAKDAFKQSYTKPRVIKISTFLKDNRKNLCVQNNAGAIKNSFLKVIFEPHFSTKESGSGLGLYMSQLIARKNNAIIFAKNVDENHVAFTISFENL; translated from the coding sequence GTGAGATATAAATTTCAGCTAATAGTCGGTGCTTTTATCTTTGTCTATCTGCTAGTCTCAGCGCTTGTTTTAAATTTTTACAACGATCTTGCGATGAAAGATGCCAAAAAAGAGGCGTATTATGTTTTGGAGGGCATAAATTCAGTAAGAGAGTACATCGCTGGAGTTCAGCGCCCACTAATCGAGCAGTTAAAAGAGCAGGGTATCTTAAAAGAGGACTTTTTTGACGAGAGACTTTTGTCATCTTCATATATAAGCCGTGAAATTTACAACATCCAAAAGAAAAAATACAACCTTGAATTTGACTACAAGCTAGTTGCCATCGCTCCGCTAAATAAAGCCCACGAGCCAAATGAATTTGAAGCTGGCGTCTTGCACGGCTTTAAAGAGAATAAATTTCAAGAATTTGTAAAGATAATAAAAGATGAAAATGGATCACAGCTCTTTGTGGGTCTGCCTATAAAAAACCAAAGTCCAAGCTGTCTAGCCTGTCATAGCAGTGCAAATGCCCCACAACAAATGCTAGAAAAATACGGCATAGAGGGCATAGAGATCCCAGATGTGAACGAAACGGTTGCAATGATCTCGTTTAAGATACCAATTCGCGCCATTTTTACATACCACTTGCAAGAGGTTATCGTCATAATGAGCGCCATAACGCTTATATTTGGGCTATTTTTACTACTTGTTTATAAGATGCATAGGCGTGGCGAAGAGAGTAAAAAGCAGACTGAGCAGCTGATGATACATCAAAGCCGCCTAGCCTCGATGGGCGAGATGATAGGCAATATCTCGCACCAGTGGAAGCAGCCACTAGCACAGATAAGCTCAGCTTTGATAAATTTAGAGCTTTATCAGGAGAGAAAAAAGCTTGATGAGGCGAAAATTTATGAATTTATAGAGGAAACGAGCAAGCAGATAAATTTCATGTCAGAAACCGTTGATGACTTTAAAAATTTCTTTAGTCCAAACACCTTGAGAAAAGAATTTAAGGTGCTTGAAGTGATAAATCAAACGATAAAAATTTTAAACGCAACGCTTAAAAAGTATCAGATTGAAGTGCAGTTAGAGGTGAGAGAAAATTTTGAACTGTTTGCAAATTTCAATGAGATAATCCAAATTCTAATAAACATCATAAATAATGCCAAAGACGCATTTAAACAAAGCTACACAAAGCCAAGAGTGATAAAGATAAGCACCTTTTTAAAAGATAATCGCAAGAATTTATGCGTGCAAAATAACGCAGGAGCGATAAAAAATTCATTTTTAAAGGTCATTTTTGAGCCACACTTTAGCACAAAAGAGAGTGGTAGTGGGCTTGGGCTATATATGAGCCAGCTAATCGCTCGCAAAAATAACGCCATAATCTTTGCTAA
- a CDS encoding response regulator transcription factor, translated as MQEYDILDVLSNKKVLCLEDEEAILRNICASLELFFAEVKGVTDGFDALELAMSGAYDVLVLDISVPNIDGLEIAKKVRAINQKIPIVILSSHVEQEYLWRAVELKITRYLAKPYDKKSFVKALEDVAFELVGRTPTIRLNDELEYDFGKKALYVNGEISHLSKSESKLLEYFLNNKNQTITYEQIFDYIWDYEQPTKEAIKTIVKELRRKLGKDVIKNLYGVGYLCEI; from the coding sequence ATGCAAGAGTATGATATTTTAGATGTTTTATCAAACAAAAAGGTCCTTTGCTTAGAGGATGAAGAGGCGATTTTGCGAAATATCTGCGCCTCGCTGGAGCTCTTTTTCGCAGAGGTTAAAGGCGTTACAGACGGCTTTGATGCGCTTGAGCTTGCTATGAGCGGGGCGTATGACGTGCTAGTGCTTGATATCAGCGTGCCAAATATCGATGGTCTTGAGATCGCTAAAAAAGTAAGAGCTATCAATCAAAAAATCCCTATCGTGATCCTTTCAAGCCACGTCGAGCAAGAGTATCTGTGGCGCGCGGTTGAGCTAAAGATCACAAGATATCTTGCAAAACCATACGATAAAAAATCTTTTGTTAAAGCGCTTGAAGATGTGGCTTTTGAGCTAGTTGGACGCACACCAACTATCAGGCTAAATGATGAGCTTGAGTATGATTTTGGCAAAAAAGCGCTTTATGTAAATGGCGAAATTTCTCATCTAAGCAAGAGCGAGAGCAAGCTTTTGGAGTACTTTTTAAACAATAAAAACCAAACTATCACTTATGAGCAAATTTTTGACTACATCTGGGACTACGAGCAGCCGACAAAAGAGGCGATAAAAACGATCGTAAAAGAGCTTAGAAGAAAGCTTGGCAAAGATGTGATCAAAAATTTATACGGCGTGGGCTATCTTTGTGAGATATAA